Proteins encoded by one window of Rhodamnia argentea isolate NSW1041297 chromosome 6, ASM2092103v1, whole genome shotgun sequence:
- the LOC115749355 gene encoding ranBP2-type zinc finger protein At1g67325-like, translated as MSQVDNRNSSAVKRARTDGSRREDDWTCPSCGNVNFSFRTTCNMRNCTQPRPAEHNSKFAMKPMQTPQGFSSASPYMGPGSPSSMFMGVPPYGSSIFHGPSISPYEVPFPGGSAYPYNYGSRLSPGSPYRSLHLSGPAPYSTGPIMGNGMYGMPPMMDRYGLRLPMAPSGMGPRPGFYPDDKTHRKDAMRDDDWTCPKCGNVNFSFRPVCNMRKCNTPKPGSQVSKSDKSSKQKMPDGSWKCEQCGNINYPFRTKCNRQNCGAEKPAEPEKSPSQDKDENEQ; from the exons ATGTCTCAG GTGGATAACCGGAATTCTTCAGCCGTCAAGCGTGCGAGGACCGACG GTAGCCGCAGGGAAGATGATTGGACTTGCCCAAGTTGTGGAAATGTTAACTTTTCATTCAGAACAACGTGTAACATGCGAAATTGCACTCAACCGAGGCCAGCGGAGCATAATTCG AAATTTGCCATGAAGCCCATGCAAACACCTCAGGGTTTTTCCTCCGCATCACCATACATGGGTCCTGGGTCTCCTTCCTCTATGTTTATGGGCGTGCCACCTTATGGTTCTTCTATTTTCCATGGTCCCTCCATTTCTCCATATGAGGTCCCTTTTCCTGGGGGCTCTGCTTATCCTTACAATTATGGCAGCCGTCTTTCTCCTGGCAGCCCTTACAGATCGCTACACCTATCTGGACCAGCACCATATTCAACTGGACCCATAATGGGGAATG GGATGTATGGTATGCCCCCTATGATGGATCGATACGGGTTACGGTTGCCCATGGCACCTAGTGGTATG GGGCCAAGGCCAGGGTTTTATCCAGATGATAAAACTCATAGAAAAG ATGCAATGCGAGATGATGATTGGACTTGCCCGAAATGTGGAAATGTCAACTTTTCCTTTAGACCAGTTTGCAATATGAGGAAGTGCAATACTCCAAAGCCTGGATCCCAG GTTTCGAAGTCTGATAAAAGTTCAA AACAAAAAATGCCAGACGGAAGCTGGAAGTGTGAGCAATGTGGAAACATAAATTATCCGTTCAGAACAAAATGTAATAGACAAAACTGTGGGGCTGAAAAGCCTGCTGAGCCTGAAAAGTCCCCTTCCCAGGACAAGGATGAAAATGAACAG TGA
- the LOC115749356 gene encoding non-specific lipid transfer protein GPI-anchored 1 — translation MRTHSFSLSRTHPRRLQSSSFSPRSAMGPGSFLLIALAIACSASLMLPGAAAAAAVPQHCAGDFDKVTSCLDFAQGKEAAPTKQCCAAVGEIRESDPACLCFFIEQIHNGSNPMIKSMNIQESRLLQLPSACNLKNSSVSDCPKLLGIPPSSPDSAIFANASSSSTSSSTAAPATAGTGTPSSAKTASDSSSGTVHQCMSALAIIVGTILLAWFPR, via the exons ATGCGCACGCACTCTTTCTCGCTCTCGCGCACTCACCCTCGCCGTCTTCAATCCTCCAGTTTCTCTCCGCGCAGCGCCATGGGACCCGGTTCCTTCCTGCTGATCGCCCTCGCGATCGCGTGCTCGGCCTCGCTCATGCTCCCAGgggccgcggcggcggcggccgtgCCTCAGCACTGCGCGGGGGACTTCGACAAGGTGACGTCGTGCCTGGACTTCGCGCAGGGGAAGGAGGCGGCGCCGACGAAGCAGTGCTGCGCGGCGGTGGGGGAGATAAGGGAGAGCGACCCGGCGTGCCTCTGCTTCTTCATCGAGCAGATCCACAACGGAAGCAACCCGATGATCAAGAGCATGAACATCCAGGAGTCCCGCCTCCTCCAGCTCCCTTCCGCCTGCAACCTCAAGAACTCCAGCGTCAGCGACTGCCCca AGCTTCTGGGCATACCTCCATCCTCTCCGGACTCCGCCATCTTCGCCAACGCTTCTTCGTCCAGCACTTCTTCGTCCACGGCCGCTCCAGCGACTGCAGGAACAGGAACCCCATCGTCGGCCAAAACAGCCAGCGACAGCTCGAGCGGGACTGTCCACCAATGCATGAGCGCCTTGGCGATTATTGTCGGGACCATCCTTCTCGCCTGGTTTCCCCGTTGA
- the LOC115749354 gene encoding uncharacterized protein LOC115749354, protein MGRNGEENVVLNGDLKVSVDGELEASPTRPSSQSSNSRPTSMVFKKVNSVIPAHLVAEAISTLRGLDLRWSGPITPSEMQYVEQYIFTKYPQYSNGLVEPHALDMDSLSVADDSEAAAGSYDKRKSPRRDSSSASPSFSRSLSDLDRTQLEPSRLLDILTKKSSPQANFISIPEIQARNRALKHCGLTEDAYLVLFAPSYRDAMVMIGESYPFARGSYYLTIVGEEDDRIRDFAAAKEAKTVSAPATWLDLRIRGSQLSQYFRKKCKHVPKGLFAYPAAVDGTRYSMHWISEAHRNSWHVLLDASAMAFGDDHHLALALHRPDFVVCTLESVHVQPSRITCLLVRKRSFETSP, encoded by the exons ATGGGAAGAAATGGTGAAGAAAACGTGGTCCTTAATGGAGATTTGAAG GTCAGTGTAGATGGCGAGCTTGAGGCATCGCCAACAAGGCCGTCAAGTCAGAGCAGCAATAGCAGACCGACCAGCATGGTTTTTAAG AAAGTAAACAGTGTGATTCCAGCTCACCTGGTCGCCGAAGCCATCTCCACCCTGCGAGGGCTCGACCTTAGATGGTCAGGCCCCATTACTCCAAGCGAAATGCAATACGTCGAACAGTACATCTTCACCAAATATCCCCAGTACTCAAACGGCCTCGTCGAGCCTCACGCCCTCGACATGGACAGTCTCTCCGTCGCCGACGACTCCGAGGCCGCCGCGGGCTCCTACGACAAGCGCAAGTCGCCGAGAAGGGATTCCTCCTCCGCTTCGCCCTCCTTCAGTCGCAGCCTCTCCGATCTCGACCGGACTCAGCTCGAACCGTCCAGACTCCTCGACATCCTCACGAAGAAGTCGTCGCCGCAAGCGAACTTCATCTCCATCCCGGAGATCCAAGCTCGGAACAGAGCGCTCAAGCACTGCGGACTGACGGAGGACGCCTACCTCGTCCTCTTCGCGCCGAGCTACAGGGACGCGATGGTGATGATCGGGGAGAGCTATCCCTTCGCCCGGGGGAGCTACTACCTTACGATCGTCGGCGAGGAGGACGACCGGATCAGGGACTTCGCGGCGGCGAAGGAGGCGAAGACGGTGTCGGCGCCGGCGACGTGGCTGGACCTCCGGATCAGGGGGTCGCAGCTGAGCCAGTACTTCAGGAAGAAGTGCAAGCACGTGCCGAAGGGGCTGTTCGCCTACCCGGCGGCGGTGGACGGGACGAGGTACTCGATGCACTGGATATCGGAGGCCCACCGGAACTCGTGGCACGTGCTGCTGGACGCGTCGGCGATGGCGTTCGGGGACGACCACCACCTCGCGCTCGCGCTCCACCGGCCGGACTTCGTGGTGTGCACGCTCGAGAGCGTGCACGTGCAGCCGTCGAGGATCACGTGCCTGCTGGTGAGGAAGAGGTCGTTCGAGACTTCGCCGTGA